Proteins co-encoded in one Stomoxys calcitrans chromosome 5, idStoCalc2.1, whole genome shotgun sequence genomic window:
- the LOC106089822 gene encoding uncharacterized protein LOC106089822: MSDQENPSSAPTQPPPSMPKAEEIIDLTKAEGTPNANDSDDQWPAGMDADVCEIRSQHITNGHTFVVTTVRTETTTVSSSSSSVEAGKQHSEDDLKAVPIAIKEKPREEEDMEKPCSSSSCSSPEHSTKAVVPLSSSLPSKLLRFHAKRSAQALLQQLDSQTQSLDSQFGSDEGMPGACSDDDNSIEASAPPMSPPPPRNSPSENGDEKIDVGMGSSIEGSEESEEDDELKPLAVDNHVLHDIDLTSPSTLTSISGDCSTITSCNTTTTAVLSEANLEKFRKNHQPGSHHHPHMDNIYLHPNFKYEQASNSEVANTSSIAADQKRVHRSFLTMKKSSSQEAPVEVANSVVSQATTVSVDNKSLVNEIDTLDPSLIPSDELAAEITEAVEFYFSNESILKDAFLLKHVKRNKEGFVSLKLVSSFKRVRQLTKEWKVVGNAVRRKSQKIELNDVGTKVRRREPLPNFDETMPSRTIVVCDLPMDKLTIEKVSDLFSKCGEIALIRILKPGMAIPVDVRQFMNKYPEMQQKECALVEYLESASAREARNLQGPFKVFEMVAPKKKTGKKAVIQVTAPVVRMVENYRYFNDHNYERTRGGSFSGSAMPHEFDLRYRLKRNNSDFTPKTYATDVQNTYVSGGGVGGGATTNPYHHAPAHYNGAHRGSFPSEQQYQHQPTAPTYHHHHYQPRGSISQEVGPQSPISPGNNQNFFAYNPRRYSNTSTISASTANMEPSKPMHQHVTNVPAGGGSGHNLQRRLSNCSQEGGYADVVRRTSNCSDNAPSRRDSNCSDNCPCSRRISDYGQTNEAYRKSSLGSMGSNSERRFSNGSMQFERTFSNASDLNNATTTTNNGGSSNGNSYHRRMSNDFNLDRKQSLDTQPGTPYEDPSVGGGGGGYNVFPRRYSNNFNNISSKLAQYDNAQYINGRRISTDSGYDRRFSFGSEYEGSPRSRTGSFLNNYKHSGASDSFDGQPRSRTGSFIDGSPRSRSGSFATRAAEHLVRTPIGPDGSKGFGFRGRKIEQTIGPA; encoded by the coding sequence CGTTGAAGCTGGCAAGCAGCACTCAGAGGATGATCTTAAAGCGGTGCCTATCGCGATTAAGGAGAAGCCCCGCGAAGAAGAGGATATGGAGAAACCTTGCTCTAGCAGTTCCTGTTCATCCCCAGAACATAGTACCAAAGCAGTAGTACCTCTATCCTCGTCGTTGCCCTCAAAACTCTTGAGGTTCCATGCCAAACGCTCGGCTCAAGCCTTATTGCAGCAATTGGATTCTCAGACACAATCCTTGGACTCACAATTTGGCAGTGATGAGGGCATGCCAGGAGCCTGCAGCGATGATGACAATAGCATAGAGGCTTCAGCGCCACCCATGTCGCCACCACCCCCTCGTAATTCACCCTCGGAAAATGGTGATGAAAAAATCGATGTTGGCATGGGCTCTTCCATTGAAGGCTCTGAAGAAtctgaggaagatgatgagctgAAACCTCTGGCTGTGGACAACCACGTGCTGCATGATATCGATTTGACATCACCCTCAACTTTAACTTCCATTTCCGGTGATTGCAGCACTATAACCTCTTGCAACACCACCACAACCGCAGTATTAAGTGAGGCTAATCTAGAAAAATTCCGCAAAAATCATCAACCTGGATCTCATCACCATCCCCATATGGATAACATTTACTTGCATCCGAACTTTAAATATGAACAAGCCTCGAATAGTGAAGTCGCAAATACTTCAAGCATTGCCGCCGACCAAAAACGAGTACACCGTTCATTTTTGACCATGAAGAAGAGTTCGAGTCAAGAAGCTCCCGTTGAGGTAGCCAACTCCGTGGTGTCTCAAGCTACCACAGTATCGGTGGACAATAAATCTCTGGTGAATGAAATCGACACCTTGGATCCCTCTCTCATACCCAGTGACGAGTTGGCAGCTGAAATCACCGAAGCAGTGGAATTCTACTTCTCCAATGAGTCCATACTCAAGGATGCTTTCCTCTTGAAGCATGTCAAACGCAACAAGGAGGGATTTGTAAGTCTCAAATTGGTTTCCAGCTTTAAGCGGGTGCGTCAATTGACCAAAGAATGGAAGGTGGTGGGCAATGCTGTGCGCCGCAAATCTCAGAAAATCGAATTAAACGATGTGGGTACCAAGGTGCGTCGCAGGGAACCCTTGCCCAATTTCGATGAGACCATGCCCTCGCGAACAATTGTGGTATGTGACCTGCCCATGGATAAGCTAACCATAGAGAAGGTTTCCGATTTGTTCTCGAAATGTGGAGAAATTGCCTTGATACGAATTCTCAAGCCAGGCATGGCCATACCCGTAGATGTGCGCCAATTCATGAATAAATACCCCGAAATGCAGCAGAAGGAATGTGCTCTAGTCGAATATTTGGAGTCGGCTTCGGCCCGAGAGGCTCGCAATCTACAGGGCCCCTTTAAGGTCTTCGAAATGGTGGCACCCAAAAAGAAGACCGGCAAGAAAGCTGTCATTCAAGTCACCGCCCCTGTGGTGCGTATGGTCGAAAACTATCGTTACTTCAATGACCACAACTATGAACGTACACGCGGTGGCAGTTTCAGTGGCAGCGCCATGCCCCACGAATTTGACTTACGCTACCGCTTGAAGCGCAACAATTCCGATTTTACACCCAAAACCTATGCTACGGATGTGCAGAATACTTATGTTAGCGGAGGGGGTGTAGGAGGTGGAGCTACTACCAATCCTTATCACCACGCCCCTGCTCATTACAATGGGGCTCATCGCGGCAGTTTCCCAAGTGAACAACAGTACCAACATCAACCAACTGCTCCGACATACCATCATCACCATTATCAACCCAGGGGCAGCATCAGCCAGGAGGTTGGACCCCAAAGTCCCATTTCGCCAGGCAACAATCAGAACTTCTTTGCCTACAATCCAAGGCGTTATAGCAACACCTCAACCATTTCGGCTAGCACAGCTAATATGGAGCCATCGAAACCAATGCATCAACATGTCACAAACGTGCCAGCTGGCGGTGGCTCAGGTCACAATTTACAAAGACGTCTCTCCAATTGTTCCCAAGAAGGCGGCTATGCCGATGTGGTACGACGCACTTCGAATTGTTCAGACAACGCACCATCACGACGTGACTCCAATTGTTCGGACAATTGTCCTTGCTCAAGGCGCATATCAGACTATGGCCAGACCAATGAGGCATACCGCAAGTCATCGCTGGGCTCGATGGGCAGCAACAGTGAACGACGCTTCTCCAATGGTTCTATGCAATTCGAGAGAACCTTCTCGAATGCAAGTGATTTAAATAATGCCACCACGACCACCAATAACGGTGGTAGCAGCAATGGCAATAGTTATCATCGCCGCATGTCCAACGATTTCAACTTGGATCGTAAGCAGTCTCTGGATACCCAACCGGGCACACCCTATGAAGATCCCAGTGTGGGTGGCGGCGGTGGTGGCTACAATGTTTTTCCCCGCCGCTATTCCAATAACTTCAATAACATTAGCAGTAAATTGGCTCAATACGATAATGCCCAGTACATCAATGGACGCCGTATTTCCACTGATTCTGGTTACGATCGCCGCTTCTCGTTCGGCTCAGAGTATGAGGGCTCACCACGGTCACGTACCGGTAGTTTCTTGAACAACTATAAGCACAGCGGAGCCTCAGATAGTTTTGATGGCCAGCCGCGTTCACGCACCGGTAGTTTCATAGATGGCTCGCCACGTTCACGCTCCGGCTCGTTTGCTACGCGAGCCGCCGAACACTTGGTGCGCACTCCCATCGGCCCGGATGGCAGCAAGGGTTTCGGTTTTCGAGGACGTAAAATTGAGCAGACAATAGGACCGGCGTGA